From a single Collibacillus ludicampi genomic region:
- a CDS encoding copper amine oxidase N-terminal domain-containing protein, whose translation MKKGKKFLAVLSTSAMLASVPAVAGIAGTAVVAHAAASTVTAFTVPTIANSTTSGSYTTDLGTISMTIPGGALKKGDTVTLSLPHGFTFTTVNPNVGTVADSTYNVSVYQTQGSQGIAGLATVTPISNNQIKIVINNDPVSAVSGGSNTNGATSPTDDIKINVALHNITVNGPSSGPVNVTLAAPTSSAFPTGSVTVANVQSNGAVDVAVSDTTSGSNTFTFNLTLSEELAGSLKTDNNALKLKLPSGYVWDGLNGSVSQLYGDPANSVQIVSGTGTDTLYLKATNASESTASAFKIPLKFEVNDSTLTHNGPINVYISGTSTVNTTSAQVGTYGDYSASVSAASTPTILAGKSQQTIGDIIIKESVPGTFVDGRTVELTLPDSARWEDVFENAVANGGTPNSTSGPNASSTGWIPTINYTTTNGLNVTATYTGTDYRTLKLTFHGVGSQGNTDPGEVDIKNVQIATSARANGDINLSIGGTAGVTGTVKVATAQAPGTITVSDVKNVEPGKAGQAIGDITVTEAKAGAFDRDSVQGVANKDQVILKLDAPGVQWDQTPTVTVTSGDAHVTNVYTNGNLLVFTLDSASAAAPSTFKISGGTIKLDNTTPVGPIPVKLQGEAVDYAANKITAWSSDTTTVAKATVANVNTGLFGQTSGTAQFTIGSTSYTVNGQTLTADVAPYIKNNRTYVPVTYVAQALGVPLQNIIWNGNDSSVTIFKGSTVIRMVIGNNVLTVNGTPLTMDVAPEITNSRTFLPIAWLAQVLGVPYNWDATNQTISLGN comes from the coding sequence ATGAAAAAAGGTAAAAAGTTTCTCGCGGTACTTTCCACTTCTGCAATGTTGGCTAGCGTACCGGCAGTAGCAGGAATCGCAGGTACAGCAGTTGTTGCTCACGCAGCAGCCAGCACAGTAACAGCTTTCACAGTTCCTACTATTGCTAATTCAACCACCTCTGGATCATACACTACTGACTTGGGGACTATCTCCATGACTATTCCAGGTGGAGCACTTAAAAAAGGTGACACTGTAACTCTGAGTCTTCCTCATGGGTTTACTTTCACCACTGTAAATCCTAATGTTGGGACAGTTGCAGACAGCACTTACAACGTAAGTGTTTACCAAACCCAAGGTAGCCAAGGTATTGCAGGTTTAGCAACTGTTACTCCTATCAGTAACAATCAAATTAAAATTGTGATAAATAACGATCCTGTTTCTGCCGTTAGTGGAGGTTCTAATACTAACGGAGCTACTTCACCTACTGATGACATTAAAATTAACGTAGCACTTCACAATATTACAGTAAATGGACCTAGCAGTGGGCCTGTGAACGTTACTTTAGCTGCTCCAACGAGCAGTGCATTCCCTACCGGTTCTGTAACAGTCGCTAACGTTCAAAGCAATGGTGCTGTTGATGTGGCTGTTTCAGATACAACTAGCGGAAGCAACACATTTACTTTCAATCTTACCTTATCAGAAGAACTTGCTGGTTCTTTAAAAACAGACAATAATGCACTCAAGCTTAAATTACCATCTGGTTATGTTTGGGATGGCCTTAATGGAAGTGTAAGCCAACTTTATGGCGATCCAGCTAATTCCGTTCAAATTGTATCAGGTACAGGTACCGATACGCTGTACTTAAAAGCTACCAATGCTTCAGAGTCTACAGCTTCAGCTTTTAAAATTCCTTTGAAATTTGAAGTAAATGATAGCACTCTAACTCACAACGGACCTATTAATGTTTATATCTCTGGTACATCAACAGTAAATACAACTTCTGCGCAAGTAGGTACCTATGGCGACTACAGCGCTTCTGTATCTGCAGCATCGACACCTACTATCCTTGCAGGTAAGTCCCAACAAACAATTGGTGATATCATTATCAAAGAGTCTGTTCCTGGTACATTCGTAGATGGACGCACTGTTGAACTTACCCTGCCGGATAGCGCTCGTTGGGAAGATGTATTTGAAAACGCAGTGGCAAATGGTGGAACTCCTAATAGCACAAGTGGTCCTAACGCTTCTAGCACAGGATGGATACCGACCATTAACTATACCACTACTAATGGATTGAATGTCACTGCAACCTATACGGGTACTGACTATCGCACATTGAAATTAACATTCCATGGTGTTGGTTCTCAAGGCAACACGGACCCTGGCGAAGTCGATATTAAAAATGTACAGATTGCAACGTCTGCAAGAGCGAATGGTGATATAAATCTTTCTATTGGTGGAACTGCTGGCGTAACGGGAACAGTTAAAGTCGCTACTGCACAGGCTCCTGGAACGATTACTGTTTCTGATGTTAAGAATGTAGAGCCTGGTAAAGCAGGTCAAGCGATCGGAGATATTACTGTTACAGAAGCAAAAGCAGGAGCATTCGATAGAGATAGTGTCCAAGGTGTTGCTAACAAAGACCAAGTTATTCTTAAATTAGATGCACCTGGTGTACAATGGGATCAAACACCAACTGTAACAGTTACTTCTGGGGATGCTCACGTTACTAATGTTTATACCAATGGTAACTTGTTAGTCTTTACGCTGGATTCTGCTAGTGCTGCTGCGCCTTCTACCTTCAAAATTAGTGGTGGAACCATTAAACTGGATAATACAACTCCTGTAGGTCCTATTCCTGTTAAACTTCAAGGTGAGGCGGTTGACTACGCAGCGAATAAGATTACTGCTTGGAGCAGTGATACTACAACTGTTGCTAAAGCGACTGTTGCTAATGTTAATACTGGGCTCTTCGGCCAAACTTCTGGTACCGCTCAGTTTACAATTGGCAGCACATCTTACACTGTAAATGGTCAAACCCTGACAGCTGATGTAGCTCCTTACATCAAAAATAATCGCACCTATGTACCTGTTACCTATGTTGCACAAGCACTTGGGGTACCATTGCAAAACATTATTTGGAATGGTAATGATAGTTCGGTAACGATCTTCAAAGGAAGCACTGTAATTCGAATGGTAATTGGCAACAACGTATTGACCGTGAATGGTACGCCGTTAACTATGGATGTTGCTCCCGAAATTACAAACAGCCGTACATTCCTTCCGATCGCATGGCTTGCACAAGTTTTAGGTGTACCTTATAACTGGGATGCAACAAATCAAACCATTTCTCTTGGCAATTAA